Proteins encoded together in one Drosophila willistoni isolate 14030-0811.24 chromosome XR unlocalized genomic scaffold, UCI_dwil_1.1 Seg105, whole genome shotgun sequence window:
- the LOC124460587 gene encoding uncharacterized protein LOC124460587: protein MAKFSIHRLFYGVVPLWSLWRNWELWHLINQAQKAYKHLKNLLGRDFRLECSWTLFVNGLLFIIFIILGVFKTIWLGYPTTKSELPQYGSYKLCNYILDISYCIFFVILALHLYYHILHACLCESLNGLILKNNQNLIKGLFQALPYLRRMNYIAGFYFNASYICLLLLICNRCIHFLELLKIDDTELLLENRKSLEDMEQEAEWAGQDWQMVESGNPLTEAAITLAWLLGIWILVLSAAGLQQIAHHKFAEKLSDLDFPFNAEELIVGSTSELNIEIWRAKNDILDLKVGINSQTKL from the coding sequence ATGGCAAAATTCAGTATACATAGACTTTTTTATGGTGTGGTTCCGTTGTGGTCTCTTTGGAGGAACTGGGAACTCTGGCATCTAATCAATCAGGCGCAAAAGGCGTataaacatttgaaaaatcTACTGGGCAGAGATTTCCGTTTGGAATGCTCTTGGACATTATTTGTCAATGGCTTACTCTTTATCATCTTCATTATTTTGGGTGTTTTCAAAACCATTTGGCTCGGCTATCCGACAACGAAGAGTGAACTACCTCAATATGGAAGTTATAAACTTTGTAATTACATATTGGATATAtcatattgtatattttttgtgatATTGGCTCTACATTTGTATTATCATATTCTACATGCTTGTCTCTGTGAATCGTTGAATGGCTTGATATTGAAAAACAATCAGAATTTAATTAAGGGTCTATTCCAGGCATTGCCCTATTTAAGAAGAATGAACTATATCGCTGGGTTTTACTTTAACGCATCGTATATATGTTTACTTTTACTGATCTGCAATAGATGCATTCATTTTCTAGAACTTTTGAAAATCGATGATACTGAGTTGTTGTTGGAAAACCGAAAGAGTCTTGAGGACATGGAACAAGAAGCAGAATGGGCAGGACAAGATTGGCAAATGGTGGAATCGGGGAACCCCTTAACGGAAGCGGCCATAACACTAGCTTGGCTGCTGGGCATATGGATATTAGTTTTATCGGCTGCAGGACTCCAACAAATAGCCCATCATAAATTCGCAGAGAAATTGTCCGATTTGGATTTTCCATTTAACGCAGAGGAATTGATAGTTGGATCAACATCCGAACTAAATATCGAAATTTGGAGAGCTAAAAACGATATTTTGGATTTAAAGGTAGGTATAAACTCACAAACCAAACTATAG